From the Deltaproteobacteria bacterium genome, one window contains:
- a CDS encoding GHKL domain-containing protein: MSTIPSDQKQSLPTAPARIPSPRPMSGQLTALSILVAVLPLLCLGTLILAFHDASHREKTIELLSERVLRNAQSLDAFLGEKIANLGQEASAPVEDLARQNYLSDRLHSLQNAYPGVFLGLEFIDAKGKILAQAGQDRSDADYADAPWLPEALGRPFLIGDLDPDQKAGFFATTRITRGRQIWLLRAQLDSRHIETKIRAFHPGGAGGAFILGPRGDARGLPGGASAPPRTTIVSLGQQIFPENRPVVLEAPDATGIRNFYACAPLATIQGILVFHQPQKTLLRRLYIARGVALAVAVAGIAGIVGTIMAMSRRMNERLHKAELLHQQMQQQMIEAGKLAAIGEMAAGVAHEINNPLAIIMENSGWIQDLLKSEDYNSKENMAEIHASLRTIVTQGHRCKEITHRLLSFARKSDNTVRSVQVNALLEDIAGFARQKAKYSGVSIQTKLDPAVPEIHASATEVQQIVLNLVNNAIDAIKQDNGVVRILSRRDGDRVAIDVEDNGEGISPDQRARIFEPFYTTKPMGKGTGLGLAICRDIITNMGGTISVESTPGQGSVFHVHLPVAPED, from the coding sequence ATGAGCACGATTCCCTCCGACCAGAAGCAATCCTTGCCCACGGCGCCCGCGCGCATTCCTTCCCCGCGCCCCATGAGCGGCCAGCTCACGGCTCTGAGCATTCTGGTGGCCGTACTTCCGCTCCTGTGCCTGGGCACCTTGATCCTCGCCTTCCACGACGCCTCCCACCGGGAAAAAACGATTGAACTGCTGTCCGAACGGGTGCTGCGCAACGCCCAGAGCCTGGATGCCTTTCTGGGGGAAAAAATCGCCAACCTCGGCCAGGAAGCCTCCGCCCCGGTCGAGGACTTGGCCCGACAAAATTATCTTTCCGATCGTCTTCATTCCCTGCAAAACGCCTATCCCGGCGTCTTTCTCGGCCTGGAATTCATTGACGCGAAAGGCAAAATCCTGGCCCAGGCCGGCCAGGACCGCTCCGACGCCGATTACGCCGACGCGCCCTGGCTTCCCGAAGCCCTGGGCCGCCCCTTTCTGATCGGCGATCTGGACCCCGACCAGAAGGCGGGCTTTTTCGCCACGACGCGCATCACCAGGGGGCGCCAAATCTGGCTGTTGCGGGCGCAGCTCGATTCGCGGCACATCGAGACCAAAATTCGCGCCTTCCATCCCGGTGGCGCCGGCGGGGCCTTCATCCTTGGTCCGCGTGGCGACGCGCGGGGGCTGCCGGGCGGGGCCTCGGCGCCACCACGGACCACCATCGTCAGCCTCGGACAGCAGATTTTTCCGGAAAACAGACCCGTCGTCCTCGAGGCCCCGGACGCGACCGGGATCAGGAATTTTTACGCCTGCGCCCCCCTGGCGACCATCCAGGGCATTCTTGTCTTTCACCAGCCCCAAAAAACACTCCTGCGACGTCTGTACATCGCCCGGGGCGTGGCCCTGGCCGTGGCCGTGGCCGGCATTGCCGGCATTGTCGGCACGATCATGGCCATGAGCCGGCGCATGAACGAACGCCTGCACAAGGCCGAGCTCCTCCACCAGCAGATGCAACAGCAGATGATCGAAGCCGGCAAGTTGGCCGCCATCGGCGAAATGGCCGCCGGCGTCGCCCATGAGATCAACAATCCGCTGGCCATCATCATGGAAAATTCGGGCTGGATCCAGGATCTGCTCAAGTCCGAGGACTACAACTCAAAAGAAAACATGGCCGAAATCCATGCCTCGCTCCGGACCATCGTCACCCAGGGACACCGCTGCAAGGAAATCACCCACCGGCTGCTGAGCTTCGCCCGCAAGAGCGACAACACTGTCCGGTCGGTCCAGGTCAACGCCCTGCTCGAGGACATTGCCGGTTTCGCCCGCCAAAAAGCGAAATACAGCGGCGTCAGCATCCAGACCAAGCTGGACCCGGCCGTGCCGGAGATCCACGCCTCGGCCACGGAGGTGCAGCAAATTGTCCTCAACCTGGTCAACAACGCCATCGACGCCATCAAGCAGGACAACGGCGTTGTGCGCATCCTTTCCCGCCGGGACGGAGATCGGGTCGCCATCGACGTCGAGGACAACGGCGAAGGCATTTCCCCGGACCAACGGGCGCGCATCTTCGAGCCATTCTACACCACCAAGCCCATGGGCAAGGGCACGGGCCTGGGCCTGGCCATCTGCCGGGACATCATCACCAACATGGGCGGGACAATTTCGGTGGAATCCACGCCCGGACAGGGCTCGGTCTTCCATGTCCACCTGCCCGTCGCGCCGGAGGACTAA